Part of the Tepidibacillus fermentans genome, TCGTAAGGTATATCGGCTTGCTTCCGTTTCTCTTAATTCTTGAACGAGATCGAGAAAATCTTTTGGTTCATCCGTCTCAAAAGCGACAACAAATTCTTGATCGTCAATCCCAAACGAATAAGTCGTATTTAATTTCACAGAGGGATATTTGTTTCCAATTTGAATATGTTCATCCATCATCCCTTGACGAGTTGCGAATGTTAAATGGTACCAATCCCTTGTTTTTACAAAAGGGTAGACGAAGAGATATTTGTATTTTCCGGGTATGATGAAAGCTCGCGAGTTTTGATGTTCAGGCTCAATTTTATCTACGTACATACTTCTTTTTGAAATCGATAGATAGGAATAGGTAACTGTTAAATATTGACCTAAACCAGTATGTAATAACTTAGTAGTCATTTCTTGAAAAAGTTCTAAGCGGTTAGTGATTCTCCAAAGCATAAAATCAACATCTGCTCGAATACCAACAAGGGAATAATAAAGAAGCATGAGATCGGAATGATTCATATATTCTTTCACTACTTGTTGGAATTCATCTTTCCTTCTTTTTTGTTCATCTTTGCTCAATCTGCGAAAAGCAGGGTCTACCTTGAAGAAAATAAAGTTGATGTATTGAGTTGGACGATTTGGGGAATTCGTTGTTTTAGTTGCATGTGGATTCAGATTCATTAGCGATCCTCCTTTTTCATGGTAACTCATTCTCATTTTAAACAAAGATAAACCGTTTTACAATATAAACACTAGGTATTTAGTATAAAAAGGACAAGATTTATTTTTGTCAGGTCGAATCGGTAAAATTAGCAAGAGATAATTTCCAAGTTCATGCAAAAATCTAAGAAGTTCTCTCTAAAGTAGGTATAAAAATTTTTTTGTCGGAAAAGATGAACTTTAGAGAGGAGGTAGATCAATGTCTACCAAAAATAAACAACCAGCTAAATTATCATTACTCTTCTTGCTGGTTGTAATATCCATCCAATTGATGGGGTTTACAATGATTCCAAAACAAATAGAAAATAGGAATCAAAACAATCACGTGAATCATGATTTTATGAATGAGATGTTTCATTTTTTCCTTGAAGATCATCAATTACCCTTCTTAGGAAAACTGTTGAGTAAAGAACAAAAAGAACCTATAAAAGCCAAAAGTAATGAAACGAAAAGTCAACCTATCTTTGATCTTTCCAAATATGAAAAGGTACATGTGGTAGCGACAGGTTATACAGCTGGAAAGGAATCAACAGGTAAAGATAAATCTCACCCTCAATATGGTATTACTTATTCCGGAGTTCGAGTCATAAGAGGGAATTATTCTACGATCGCCGCTGACTTAAACGTTTTCCCAATAGGAACCGTCCTTTATATTCCAGGATATGGCTACGGTGTTGTTGCCGATAAAGGTTCGGCGATAAAAGGGAACAAATTAGACCTTTATTTTGAAACTATTCAAGATGTTTATCAAGAATGGGGAAAAAGAGAAGTTGATGTTTATGTGATTAAAAAAGGCGATGGGACTTTAACAGAAGAGGTTATGAAAGAATATAACCGTGCAGAACCAGTTGATGCAATAAAATAAAATGATTTACGGGCAAGGAGTAAATATCCTTGCCTTTTTTGATTGTATTCGAAATCGTGCAATTTGTGTTTTCCTTTGTTATGATAAAAGTATTCTTTAGTCAGGGGTGAAATGATGTTCAGAAAATATCCTGAGGAATATTATTTGTTTTTTGAGAAATTTAACGAAGGGGAATATTACGAATGCCATGACCTACTTGAAGAAATTTGGTTAACAGATCGGCAAAACAAGTTTCTACAAGGATTATTACAAGTGGCTGTTGCCGTTTATCATTTCGAAAACGGAAATATTTACGGTTCGAGAGCCCTTTTTCAATCTGCTTATCAATACTTACAACCTTATCGTCCTGAATATTGGGATCTTGACTTAGAGCCTGTGATCAACTTTATTGAAAAAGCATTAGCTGTTCTACCTCAAGAAAGAAGGATCTCCATCGATGAAGTCACAAAAATCGATTTTCCTAAGATTCAATTACATTTGAAACAGGAAAAACTTTAGCCAACCGAAATAATTTTCAATTCAGTGAAAAAAAAGTACAATATTCCATATCCATTTTTTTGGAGGTGTTGTCATGAAAATCGAATTTACGAATCTAAATGTTGCAGAGATTAAAGCAGATTTGTTGGTATTTGGTCATTATCTCAATGAAAAAAAACCACAGGGTAAGTTAGCAGAGTTAGATCAAGTTCTTGATGGTGCGATTTCGGATTTAATTCAGCAAGGGGATATTACGGGAAAGGCAAAAGAAACTGTTCTTATTCATACGTTTGGTAAAATTCCTGCCTCTCGGGTTTTAGTAATTGGTTTAGGAAATTATGACCAATTCGATCAAGATCTGATTAGGGAAGTAGCTGCTATTGCTGTAAAACAAGGAATCAAAGTGAAAGCAAAACGAATCGCTTCTTGTCCTTTTGGTATCAATCATCCTAATGTTCATGAACACCATGTGACTCATTCATTTGCGGAAGGGGCTGTTTTGGCTGCTTATCATTTTGAAGGGTATCGTTCAGAAAAAGAAGAGCATCACCAAATCGAATTCATCCAGCTGATGGCAGATCAAGTATCGGAAGAATTAGAGTATGGAATTGAATGTGGAACTGCTTATGGATTAGGAACCAATCTTGCAAGGGATTTAGTCAATTCCCCTGGTAATCTGATGACGCCGACAAAGATGGCAGAAAAAGCAGTAGAAATTGCTCGCCGTTATGGGATGGAATATGAAGTCCTCGGTAAAGAAGAGATGGAGCGTTTAGGAATGGGCGGACTTTTGGCAGTGGCCCAAGGAAGTGATCAACCGCCAAAAATGATCGTGATCAAATATCGTGGTCGAGAAAAGTGGGATGAAGTTTTAGGTTTTGTCGGAAAAGGTTTAACTTTTGATAGTGGTGGAATTTCGCTAAAACCTGCAGCGAATATGGATGAAATGAAAACAGATATGGCAGGAGGAGCAGCCGTTCTTGGAGCGATGGAAGCGATCGGGCGATTACGTCCAAAAGTAAATATTGTTGCCGTCATTCCTTCTACTGAGAATTTACCATCTGGCAAGGCCTATAAGCCTGGAGATGTCATCCGTACGATGAGTGGAAAAACGATTGAAGTTTTAAATACAGATGCAGAAGGTCGTCTAATTTTAGCAGATGGAATTACCTATGCAAAAAAGCTAGGAGCAACAAGAATTATTGATCTAGCCACTTTAACAGGAGCGATTCTTGTAGCGCTAGGTACGGTAACTACAGGGGCTTTTACAAATGATCCTGCTTTCCTTGAAGACTTTAAGAAATCAGCGAAAAAAGCAGGCGAAAAAATTTGGCAGTTACCTACTTTTGATGAATATAAAGAACAAATTAAAAGCCAAATTGCTGATTTGAAAAATACTGGGGGAAGAAATGCAGGCAGTATTACTGCTGCACTATTCTTAGATGCTTTTGCAGAGGATACTCCTTGGATTCATTTAGATATTGCGGGTACAGCTTTTACATCTAAGGAAACACCGACTACTCCAAAAGGAGCTACTGGTGTGATGGTTCGCTCTCTTGTACAAATTGCGAAACATTATGGAAAACACGGGATGAAATAAATAGAATTTAGGATATGGCAGGGGATTTACTTAAAAAACCCTTGCCCTTTTTTTACGCTGACGCTAATCGCTTTGTTTTCTCGTTATATCTTAATAAAAGAGGTATAATATAAATTAAAAGGGAGTGAAAGGAGAATCTCATGAAAAAAGGAACCATTATTTTAATTGTTATTGTTGCTATTTTTGCAATACTCGCTTTTTCAATGATAGGTAGCTATAATAGCTTTGTTTCACAAGAAGAAGCGGTAAATCAATCTTTTGCCCAAATTCAAACCCAATTACAAAGAAGAATGGATTTAATTCCGAATCTGGTCAATACCGTCAAGGGTTATGCCGCTCATGAGAAAGAGGTTTTGCAAGGGATTGCCGATGCAAGGGCTCGTTTAGCAGGAGCCAGAACACCTTTAGAAATGGCGAATGCGAATACAGAGTTGAACTCAGCTTTAAGTCGATTAATAGTTGTTGTCGAACGGTATCCGAATTTAAAAGCGGATCGACAATTTACGCAATTAATGGATGAATTGGCAGGTACGGAGAATCGAATTGCAACCGCAAGAAGAGATTACAATACTGCGGTACAAACCTATAATCAACAGATCAAAAGGTTCCCTGGAGTGATTGTCGCTCGTCTATTTGGTTTTGAGCCAAAGGAATATTTCCAAGCGGATGAGAATGCCCAAAAGGCACCATCTGTTGATTTTGGGAGTCAATCGAAATGAAAAAGAGGTTAAGAGGAATCTTTTTTCTTCTCTTTGCTATCACGGTTTTATTTCAATCCATTAGTTTTGCTCAAATTGAGATTCCAAAACCTATTGGAGATATATATGTTCAGGATTTTGCGCATGTCTTAACTCCTGATCAAAAGGCTGAATTGATTGATCTAGGAAGAAGATTAGATGATGCCACAAAAGCGCAAATTGCAGTTTTAACGGTTGATACGACAAATGGTATACCAATTGAAGAATATGCAACCACCGCTTTTCGTACCTACCAGTTAGGTGATAAAAAATTAAATAATGGTGTGTTATTTGTTATTGCAATGAATGACCATAAGATGAGAATCGAAGTTGGCTATGGTCTTGAAGGAGCAATTCCTGACGGGAAAGCAGGACGAATCTTGGATGATTTCGCTGTTCCATATTTGAAAAATAATCAACCAGACTTAGCTGTGATGGGGGTCTATAAGGCTCTGTATAATGAGGTGGCTAAAGAGTATCATTTAAACTCAGATCAATTGGTTCAAAATAGACCACCTGATACTCCAGCAAAAAAATCATTTAGTCTTTCCGAACTTGTGTGGGCTCTTATTATTTTTGTCTTTATCCTTATTGATTTTATCTTCTTCGGCGGCTTTTTCACCTTTACGATTCTATCGCTAGTTGCAAGAGGAGGCGGTGGTCGATTCGGTGGTGGCGGTCCACGTGGAGGTGGCGGTGGATCATCCGGTGGAGGCGGAGCAAGCCGTGGATGGTAGTATTGAAGCCGAGTGATTCGGAGATAGTGGGTTTATATATTCCATAAGCAGCGACTTTTGGGAGTGTATTTCTTACTATTTTTTTTTATTCAAAAGAAATACACAGACAACGGAACTGCTATGGAATATATAAACCTATCTTTTTGATTACCAATCTTCCAATCAAAAACTTCATGAGAAGTGAGAACTTATTTGCAACCTATCATAACGGTGAGCCTTTGACAATCATGGTTGGCCTTTACGTTTAGTGATTCCACACCTCTATTTCTGGAAAAGCGCAAAATGGGTGAGAGGAATCGAGCTCATGAAAGAGGATAAACCGGGTTTTTGGGAACGAGCAGGATACAATATGTATGGTGATCCGTGGAAAGAACAAAGATATAAAGATGATTGATAACAAGTGAAATGATGATATTTCAAGCGAAAAGCGAATATATTATCAATTTTCATGCCAAATACAAGGTAAATTAGGCTACTTTTAAAAAACGTTTCTATTTTACAAAAGGATAGATGAGGAGTATGATACATCTCATACAACTTAAGAATGTTATTAACTGCTTAATCCTTTATGGAGCGGGGGAACCATCGTATCTGGGGTGAATCCTATGAATGATTCATAGGTAGGGCGTTCCTTCTCTACGTCCGAATCCGTCAGCTAACCTCGTAAGCGATATAGAGAGGTGTTTATCGTGTAGACGTTAAACTGATACCACGAGAAAACCATTCTCGTGTTTTTTCTTTTATGGACTTTAATTTTCAAAAAAAGGCAGGAATGAGGATTCTATGTCGACAAATCAATTAAAAAGGTTGCTTATAGGTTCACCATTACGGACAAAACAACTATCTCATGAAAAATTACCCAAATGGAAGGCATTAGCGGTTTTTTCATCGGATGCCTTATCTTCAGTAGCCTATGCAACTGAGGAGATTTTACTCGTATTGGCTTTGATTGGAACAGGAGCATTTGCTTATTCCTTACCGATCTCGCTGATCATTTTATTTTTACTGTTAATTATTACGATTTCCTATCGCCAGATTATTTTTACTTTTCCTTCAGGTGGTGGAGCGTATCTTGTAGCAAAAGAACATTTAAACATTAATTATAGCTTAATTGCTGGGGCAGCATTGATGATTGACTATATTTTGACTGTCGCAGTAAGCGTGACTTCAGGGGTGGCGGCAATCACTTCTGCTTTTCCATTTTTTATTCCTTGGAGAGTTCTATTATCTGTTTTACTTGTAGTGATCCTTATGGTTCTCAACTTGAGAGGAATTCGTGAATCAGCCACCGTATTTGCTTATCCAACTTATTTATTTATTGGTTCAGTATTGCTGATGATTTTATTTGGGGGATATCAACTCTGGCATGATGGATGGCACGGTTATCCGCAAACAGCAATTCATCATGGGAATTCTCTAATAGGTAGTGGGGCGATTTTATTACTTTTTTTACGAGCATTTGCTTCGGGATGTTCGGCAATGACAGGAGTAGAAGCAATTAGTAATGGAGTTCCCGCCTTTCGGTCACCATCTCCCAAAAACGCAGCGAAAACAATGATTTGGATGTCAGTCATTTTAGCAACAATGTTTTTTGGGATTACGATTCTTGCTTATGGATATGGAATTACACCGAAAGAGCATGAAACTGTTGTTTCCCAAATTGCAGAACATATTTTTGGAAGAGGAATACTCTATTATTTCATACAAATTGTAACGATGTTCATCCTTTTCCTTGCAGCGAATACAAGTTTTGCCGGTTTCCCCCAACTCACTTCCATTATTGCGAAGGATGGGTTCTTACCAAGAAACTTAACAGCACGAGGAGACCGTCTTGTGTTCTCAAATGGGATTATTTTATTAAGTGTGATGGCAATCATATTGATTATTGCCTTCCATGGTGATAGTCATGCTTTGATTCCTCTCTATGCAGTAGGAGTATTTTTATCTTTCACGATTGCTCAGGCTGGAATGGTCAAGTCGTTTATACAAGAAAAAGGAAATAAATGGTTATCTAAGACGATGGTCAATGGTATTGGGACCTTATTTACAGGAATTGTGACCATCGTGACAATTGTTGCCAAGTTTACTGAAGGTGCTTGGATGGTTACTTTAGCCATACCTATTGTTGTCTTAATTTTTTATCGCATCAAAGATCATTATAATGATGTTTCCAATGAGCTACGACTGGAGCAACCGATTCAAATCAGTGAAATGACATCGAAAGTGATTATCCCTATTTCGGGGGTAAGTAAGGTTGTTGCTCAATCGGTATCATATGCGAAAAGTATTTCAGATGATGTGGTTGCGGTTACGGTAGCGTTTGATGATGAACAAGCATCACGAATGAGAGAAAAATGGAATTCTCGGATTCCAAATGTTCCTCTAGTCATTTTACGTTCACCATATCGAACATTGATTCCTCCTTTAATGAAATATATTGATAATTTGGAAAAGTCAAGTGATAACATGTTTATTACGATATTAATACCGCAATTTATTGTAAGAAAATGGTGGCATACATTATTGCATAACCAAACAGCAGTTGTTTTGAGGACCGTTTTGTTGCATAAAAAGAACGTGGTCGTTACAACGATCCCATTTCATTTAAGACATTAAACTTTTTCTCTCTACCATAGACTATAGAATCGAATGAGTCTATTCTATATAATTAAGACGAGTTCTATTTTGAAATGATAAACTTTAATTCATGAATGGAAAGTGATGGGGATGGAAGAAAAATTAGCGATTGATATATTTGTTCAATTTTCAACCAGGAATTTATCCGAATTTAAAAAGGCCATTCCAAAAATAAAAATGATTTTAATGAAAGATCTACAGTTAGATGATCGGTTTCATCCCAAAAAGTATGTTCGTTATTATCTAACATTGAAAATATTAAGAATGTCTGACCAAATGCCGATTCATCCAGATTTTAATATTTCACAACAACGAATTGAACGTATCCATAATGCAGCACTTACCCTTGATATTTTAGAGATGAAGCTTTATTCGATAACAGGCTTGAACGAGGATTTGTTTTGCCATGTTGAGGTTGGTGGTGTTTATGTTTTGGAGAATGAAGAAGAAGCAAATGTAGACCCGTGGTACAGTATTTAAAAAAAGCAGACGATATGAAAAATGTCGTCTGCTTTTTTGAAGTATATCTTGTTCATTATCTCGTTTTTTTATTCGGTTGAAACTGTTCAGCATTTTCTTTTGCCATTTGCATTTCTTCATAAAGACCTTTTTGATCTGCATTGACTCGAAGTTTCTGAGGTGTTTTATGTTTTTCTTCTCCCATCTATTTAAGCCTCCTTTCGTTTTTTCTAGTGTTCGATGGGAAAGATCGTTTCATGTATAAAAAGAGGTTGTCTATGATTGACAATAATTCCAATTATGGTACATTTAAAATGTTGGGAAACGCTTTCATATGGAGTTAAAACTCCATATGAATAAGTTCGGCTTTATCAAATCTAACTTTTGACTTCAGACTTTCTGAACAAATTTTGCGAAGCAAAAATTGTTCATTAGGGAGAGATGTGTTATGCAACAATTGGATCAATTTCGGGATCAAATTATGTCTAAGGAGATTGGTTCACTTATTATACCTTTTCAGAATGTGATTACTGTAAGATCAACATGGAATTTAGAAAAGGCTTTAAGTAAATTGATGGAATCTGGTTGGTCTTCTGTCCCTGTTCTAAATGAGGCGGATGAAGTAGAAGGGGTTATCAGTAAATCGGAAATCCTTGAATACGCTAGGATGGAGAAAGTCCCATATTATCTTGATTTTCGTCGTAAATTCGTCCATGATGCGATGAAGCAAAATGTCCCGATGTTAAGTGATGATACCATATTACGCTATGGAATCGAATTACTTGTGGATTGGCCGTATTTGCCTATTGTCAATCATGATCGGAAATTCATCGGAATCTTAACTAGACGATCAGTATTAGATTATTTGCTAAAAGAGTTCTATGAAGCCGAATAAATTCATTTCATAATTTTTAAATAGTTCTATTGAATCAAAAAGAAATGTGAACTAAAATCAAAGTGTAGTAATGAAAGCGTTATGATTAACCTCATAAATTTTTTATGAGGTTTCTAATTAAACAGGTCATCAGATGACCATATAATCTTGTGAATGGGTGTGAGGAAAGTGAAGGTTTCTCTTTTTGCAACTTGTATTACTGATATGTTTTATCCCAATGCGGGAAAAGCGGCGGTAAATCTATTACGTCGTTTTGGGGTAGGGGTGGATTTTCCACAAGGTCAAACGTGCTGTGGACAGCCTGCTTATAATAGCGGTTATATGGAAGAAGCAAAGCAAGCTGCCAAGCAAATGATTCGTGCTTTTGAACATAGTGAATACATCATTGGCCTCTCTGGTTCCTGTAGTTCCATGTTAAAAAAACATTATGTGGAATTATTTGAGGGAGATCCAGAATGGTATCCGAAAGCGGTTTCACTCTCTGAGAAAGTGTATGAATTCTCCCAGTTCTTTGTCGATGTATTAGGTATTACCGACGTGGGTGCTGAATTAAATGCCACTGTCACACTTCATATTGCTTGTCATACACGTCGAGGTATGGGAGTTGTCGATCAACCAGAGCAAATGTTACGTGCTGTGAAAGGACTAAAATTTGTTCCACTACCAAATGCAGAAGATTGCTGTGGTTTTGGTGGTACTTTCTCCGTGAAGAATCCAGAAATCTCTGAGGAAATGGTTCAGGAAAAAACGGAACATATAGAGGAGACAGGTGCTGAAATTTTAGTTGGAACAGATCTGGCTTGTCTAATGAATATTGGTGGACGGTTACGACATAACGGAAAACCAATACCAATGATGCATATTGCAGAAATATTAGAACGGGGGTTGGCGAATAAATGAGTAAAGAAACCCACCAAAGATTAGTTGAACGTGTAAATAAGGCTAAGAAGGATCAATTCCTCAAGCAATCGTTACAAAAAGCCCAAGCTCGCTTTCGTGACGGAAGAAAAGCAAGAGCAGATGAATTAGGAAATCTTGAGGAATGGAAAGAAAGAGCAAGTCAGATTCGTAGACACACGATTGAAAATCTCGATAGTTATTTAGAACAATTTGCTAATAATGTTCGCAAGTTAGGTGGAAAGATTTATTTTGCTAGTACAGACAAAGATGCAATCGATTACATTAAAAAAGTAGTGAAAGAAAAAGATACCCATTCGATTGTAAAATCAAAGTCGATGGTTTCGGAAGAGATGCATTTAAATAAGGCATTAGAAGCTGAAGGAATCCGAATGGTAGAAACGGATTTAGGGGAATATATTATTCAATTAGCAAATGAAACCCCCTCCCATATTATCGTACCTGCGATTCATAAGAATAAAGAACAAGTGGCCGAATTATTCTCAAAAGTAGCAGGTAAGGAATTACCTACTGATCCGCATGAGCTTACCGAATTTGCCCGTAAGACGTTACGACAAGAGTATTTTAAAGCAGAAGTAGGAATTACGGGTTGTAACTTTGCCATTGCAGAATCGGGTTCATTTGTTCTTGTTACAAACGAGGGAAATGCTCGGATGAGTACCACTCTTCCACGAACACATATCGTGATCATGGGGATGGAGCGTATCGTACCCACATGGGAGGATTTAGATGTTGTTCTTTCTTTATTACCACGCCATGCGACGGGCCAAAAAATCACTAGTTATGTAACAGCGATAACGGGACCAAAACAGCCGCAAGATATTGATGGTCCAGAAGAGTTGCATATTGTGGTTGTCGATAATGGACGTTCGGGTATCTTGGGAACAAAATATCAAGAAGTTCTCAAGTGTATCCGTTGCGGGGCTTGTCTAAATGTATGTCCAGTATATCGTCATATTGGCGGGCACGCTTATGGAAGTGTCTATCCTGGACCGATCGGTGCGGTATTATCTCCATTATTAAGTGATAAGGAAGATCATAAAGAGTTACCATTTGCTTCAACGTTATGCTATGCTTGTTCAGAAGTTTGCCCAGTAAAAATTCCATTAGCTGAGTTACTGATTGAGCATCGTAAAGATTATGTAGATAGTAAACGGTCTTCTTTTGGTGAACGGATGGCAATGAAAGTGTTTGGAATGGTTGCTGGAAGTCAAACTCTTTATGAGACAGCCACTAAAGCAGCTCACTCTTTAACAAAGCCGGTTACAAAGGATGGTTACTTTAATAGGGCCCTGCCTGTTTTACGTAATTGGACTGATGTCAAAGATATGCCGCAACCAGCAAAAGAAACCTTTAGGGATTGGTGGAATAAAGAGGGAAAGGATGCTGGTAAAGAATGAGCAAATCATTGAATCATGATCAAGAAAGTTTCTTAAATCATATTTCTAAACGATTGGGACGTGAACGTCGTTCCAATGTTTCACCTCCCAAATATGATCAATTTCCATGGGATCATCTCTACCAAGGAATGGATCAAGAGGGATTGATCCAGCAATTCATTAAAAATCTTGAAGCGATTGCCGGAAAAGTTCGACGTATTTCTTTAGCTGATGTAGCAAATGAGATTATAAATATTATTGATGAGATTCAAGCAAAAAAAGTAATTATCTGGGATGATCCAAGGTTAGAACAATATGGAATTGAAGAAGCGTTAAAAGATAAGATAGAGTATATGAAGTGGGAGACAACCAAAGGATTCGAAACACTTACTCAATATGCCGAAAAAAGCCAGATGGGCATAACGGTGACTGAATTAGGATTGTCAGAAACAGGTACAATTGTCCTATATAATGAGGGTGGCAAGGGGAGAAGTGTGAGCCTTCTTCCAGAAGTTCATGTTGCGATTTTACCTTCAGAAAAGATCGTCACTCGGTTAACTCAAGCGTTGCAAATGATCAAAAGAACTTTTGATGAGAAAGGGCGTCTCCCTTCCCTCATTAACTTCATTTCCGGACCAAGCAGAACATCTGATATTGAGATGGTACTAACGACAGGAGTACATGGGCCAAAAGAATTATATGTTTTAATTGTCGATTAGACCATGATTAGAACCTCTCTTAATTGAAGAGAGGTTCTTTTTGTGTGCGGACGGCATGGTACGAAATTCGTAGAGCCTGTATAAGCGATTGTAGAGGGAAAAGCTCCTATTTTTGGAGGATCAAATCGTACTTTTCTTGGATATCGTCGATAGTCTTCCATACTGATCAGTTGAGGTACATAATGTATTTTTTTAGTATTTTTGGTATGGAATGAATGCCTAAGAATTGTAAAAGGTCTTAGAAAGGGTATAGACTTTATTCTTTATAGCCATACTAATTAGGAAGAATGAGGAAGATAAGGATGTGAAAATATGTCATCTTGGACAGCGTTGGTACCATTCTTACTAGTTATTCCTATTTCTATTTTTACAAAGCAAGTGATTCCAGGACTGTTTGTCGGGCTACTTGCAGGAAGTTATTTAATGGACCCCAGTCTACTGGGTGGGTTAAGAAAATTTTTATATTATCTTGTACATAATTTGGTCCAAACGAATAATATAAGAATTATCATCTTTTTATATGTGTTTGCTGGACTAGTGAGTATGATTAAGTTAACTGGCGGAATCAAAGGATTCGTTCATCTCGTTAGTAAAAAAGTAAAAACGAAACGTTCTGCTTTTATGCTGACATGGCTATCGACGATTGGAACATTTAGTGATCCAGATTTTCGCATTGTTACGATTGCTCCGATCATGAAAGCATTAAAACAAAGATTAAAATTATCATCGCAAGAACTAGGTTTTGCAATCGAAGCAACTTCTAATCCTGTTGTAGCATTGATCCCCATAGCAACGGCGTTTGTAGGTTATATGGTCTCTGTGATTCAACTTTCTTTAGAAAAAGTTGGGATACATGATAAACCCTACACAGTATATGTAAAAAGCATTCCTTTTAATTTTTTCTCTATTGTCATGATTTTAGTTGGAATCTATTATAGCTTTTTTAAACATTCAAAAGAAACAAAGATGGTAAATACGGGGGAAAATCCTCAAGCTGATCAAGGAGAAGAAGCATTAGATGCCTGCTATCGTGCTTACGAAAAGGAAACTCCGATTAAACCTTGGAATTTAATTTTACCCTTAGCGACTGTTTTAACATTAACCTTGTTCTTAAGTTGGTGGGATGGACATTTTAAAACAAAAAGTTTTTTTGATGCGTTTATTCAAAGTGATGCTCTGGGTGTTATGTTGGAAGGATTATTTATTACTCTTATCTTAACGATTGTTTTTTTCTTGTTTCAGAAGTTTAAGTTCAACGACCTCTTGACTCATTTTGTTAAGGGGGGGAACGAATTGATGTCCGTGATAATCTTACTAGCACTCATTTGGGGAGTATCTGATGTTTCTGAAGCATTAGGTTTTTCGAAATTCATCATTGCGCATATTGGCAGTTGGATTCCTCATTATTTAATTGCCCCTGCTTTGTTCTTGATTGGAGCTATTATTTCCTATTTCATCGGTTCATCATGGGGAACGTGGGGATTATTGATGCCTCTAGGTGTAACATTGGCTCATACCTCTGGTACTAACATTCTATTAGCAGTAGGAGCTGTCTTCTCAAGTGGAACATTTGGGGCATTTGCTTCACCATTAAGTGATAATACAAATACATTGTGTACGATTTTAGACTTACCGATTATCGAGTATTCCCGCTATAAGTTAGTTCCTTCATTAGTGGCAGCAAGTATGACGACCATACTTTTTGGAGTAGCGTCATTTTTGTTTAGATAGAATTTTTAAGTATAATTTATAATTATAGTTAAAAATGTCAAAAGTGCAGAAAATAGTTGATCAGTAAAACTTACTTTGGTAAGATTTAGTTAAAATTAATGTATAAAATAAA contains:
- a CDS encoding Na+/H+ antiporter NhaC family protein, producing the protein MSSWTALVPFLLVIPISIFTKQVIPGLFVGLLAGSYLMDPSLLGGLRKFLYYLVHNLVQTNNIRIIIFLYVFAGLVSMIKLTGGIKGFVHLVSKKVKTKRSAFMLTWLSTIGTFSDPDFRIVTIAPIMKALKQRLKLSSQELGFAIEATSNPVVALIPIATAFVGYMVSVIQLSLEKVGIHDKPYTVYVKSIPFNFFSIVMILVGIYYSFFKHSKETKMVNTGENPQADQGEEALDACYRAYEKETPIKPWNLILPLATVLTLTLFLSWWDGHFKTKSFFDAFIQSDALGVMLEGLFITLILTIVFFLFQKFKFNDLLTHFVKGGNELMSVIILLALIWGVSDVSEALGFSKFIIAHIGSWIPHYLIAPALFLIGAIISYFIGSSWGTWGLLMPLGVTLAHTSGTNILLAVGAVFSSGTFGAFASPLSDNTNTLCTILDLPIIEYSRYKLVPSLVAASMTTILFGVASFLFR